The stretch of DNA ACGCCGCGCGCGAGCCGGAGGTGGTCGACCTCGCGGAGTGCCTGAACAAGATGGGCGCCAAGATCCGCGGCGCCGGTACGCCCCGGATCGAGATCGAGGGCGTGGCCCGCCTGAACGGCGCCCGCCACGCGGTGCTGCCAGACCGGATCGAGACCGGCACCTACGCGATGGCCGTGGCTATGGCCGGCGGCGACGTCGTCCTGAAGGACACGCGGGCCGACCTGCTGCACTCCGCGCTCGACGTCCTGTCGACCACGGGGGCCGAGATCAGTCAGGTCGAGGGCGGGATCCGCGTGCGGCGCAACGGCGCCGGGATCGCGGCGGTCGACATCACCACCGATCCGTTCCCGGGCTTCCCCACCGACCTGCAGGCACAATTCATGGCGCTGATGACGCTGGCCAAGGGCCAGTCGCATATCCGCGAGACGATCTTCGAAAACCGGTTCATGCACGTGCAGGAGCTGGCCCGCCTCGGCGCGAAGATCCGGCTCGAGGGCGACCTCGCCATCGTCGAGGGCGTGGAGCGGCTGAAGGGCGCGCCCGTCATGGCCACCGATCTGCGCGCCTCGGTCTCCCTGGTGATCGCGGGCCTCGCTGCCGAAGGCGAGACCCAGATCAATCGGGTCTACCATCTCGACCGCGGCTTCGAAGCCCTGGAGGCCAAGCTCGGTCGCTGCGGCGCGCAGATCGAGCGCGTTCGGGCCTGAGCCCACGCACGTGGCCCACCGGTCGTCTCTGCGATAAGGGCTGCGCTACGCGTTTCGACGTCGCGCGGCCCTGGGCGCCACGGCACTGCACGCGTGATGACCAAGCGAAGCCTGTCCTCCGCAGGCGTCTTTCGGCCATCGCCGCCCGGTCAGTCGCCGATCTGCCCGCGCTTGTAGCCGAAGCCCGGAATCTCGCAGCCGCACGGCGCATTGGGCGGCGCCGGCGCCGTCACGCAGGTTCCGCGGGCGGTCACACAGACGCTGTCGCGCCACAGCGGCCGCTCGTCGCGATAACGCCCGCGATAGCGCGGCCCGTCGTCATCCGGCGGAGGCGGAGGCGGGCGCCGCGGCCAGTCATACGCGTCGTCCGGAAGCGGCGGCCGGCGGCCCCATCGCGGCGGAGGCTCGTCGAACCGGTCCGGGTCGGGGCGGCCGAACCCGTAGGGCCTCGCATCCGGGCCGACCTGCGCCGCGACGGGGGTGCCGGCCGTCATCCCCAGCGTCAGCACGACCAGCCCCACCTGCGTGATGCTTTTGCCCATCCCCGATCCTGCCTCGGCGCGTTGGAGAGGCAATGTTACGCGGCCGCGCTGGGCCGAACCTGGGCTGGATCCGGATCGCGGATCGGCTCAGGCCGTTGCCCGAACGGGAGCGTGCCGCTACCTACGCCCTGCCGCGGGCCGGTCCCGTCTGATCCGATCCGCGCTGACGTTTCCCGAGGACACCTTCATGGAGCTGCTCAGGCTCGCCGCCCTCGACGCCGAGGATCTGACCGTGATCTCCGCGCACCTCCAGGACGCGATCCTCCGCCCGGAGGATCTGACCTACCTGGCCGGCGAGCACCGGTTCCTGATGGTCGCGCGGCGCTTCGACTGGACGCCGGACGCACCGCCGCGCCGGCGTCTCGCCGGTGTCCATTTCGAGCGCGTCCTCACCGTGAAGACGCGTGGCCTCAAGCCCGGCGACGCGACGCCGGTGAGCCTGCTGGCCCTGACCTTCACGCCCACGGACGCGCCCTCCGGACACGTCGATCTCGTCTTCTCCGGCGGGGCGGCGGTGCGGCTCGAGGTCGAATGCATCGAGGTCCGGATGAAGGATCTGGGGCCGGTCTGGGAGGCGGCGACCCGCCCCGGGCACGACATTGAGACGCGCGATACGGCCTCCGGCACGGCGGCCTGACGAGAGACAGAAGGCTTCCGATGGTCCGGCTCGACAGCACCGACCCGCATTTCGCCGCCGATTTCGCGCGCCTGCTCACGGTCAAGCGCGAGATCGCCGAGGACGTGGATGAGGCCGTGCGCGGCATCATCGGGGATGTCGTCGCCCGCGGCGACGCGGCCCTGGTCGAATTCACGCGGCGGTTCGACCGGCTCGGCGCGGCGTTCTCTGCGGAGAACCTCCGGGTGACCGACGCGGAGATCACCGCGGCCGTCGCGGCCTGTCCGGTCGAGTCCCTGGACGCCCTGCGTCTCGCCGCTGAGCGGATCGAGAGCTTCCACCGAGGTCAGCGTCCAACGGACCACCGGGCTACGGACGCCCTCGGGGTCACCGCCGGCTGGCGCTGGACGGCGCTGGAATCGGTCGGCCTCTATGTGCCGGGGGGAACGGCGAGCTACCCGTCCTCCGTGCTGATGAACGCGCTCCCGGCCCGCGTCGCCGGGGTGCCGCGCCTCGTCATGGTGGTGCCGACGCCCGACGGCCAGATGAACCCGCTGGTTCTGGCGGCCGCGCAACTCGCGGGCGTCCACGAGGTCTACCGGGTCGGCGGCGCGCAGGCGGTGGCGGCGCTGGCCTACGGCACCGCGACCATCGCGCCGGTGGCCAAAGTCGTCGGGCCCGGCAACGCCTGGGTGGCGGCGGCCAAGCGACGTGTCTTCGGCCAAGTCGGCATCGACATGATCGCCGGTCCGTCCGAGGTGCTGATCCTGGCCGACGGCCATGCCAATCCGGACTGGATCGCCGCCGACCTGCTGGCCCAGGCCGAGCACGACGTGGCCGCGCAGGCAATCCTGATCACCGACAGCGCCGAACTCGCCGAGGCCGTCGAGACCGCCGTCGAGCGGGCGCTGATTACCCTGCCCCGCCAGGAGATCGCCCGGGCGAGCTGGCGCGATTACGGCGCGATCATCCGGGTCCGGACCTTCGACGAGGCCGTGCCGCTGGTCGACCGCCTCGCCCCGGAGCACCTGGAGATCGAGACGCAGGATGCCGAGGCGCTCGCCGCCAAGGTGCGCAATGCCGGGGCGATCTTCCTCGGCTCGCACACGCCGGAGGCGATCGGCGACTATGTCGGCGGCCCCAACCACGTCCTGCCGACGGCCCGCTCGGCCCGGTTCTCCTCCGGGCTCGGGGTCCTCGATTTCATGAAGCGGACCACGATCCTCGCCTGCACGCCGGAGAGCTTGCGGGCGCTCGGCCCGGCAGCGATAAACCTCGGCCGGTCGGAGGGCCTTGAGGGGCATGCCCGCTCGGTCGCGATCCGGCTGAACCTGTGAGGTTTTGGGGATGGCGGAGAAGCAGCGCGGGCCAAACCGCCTCGCGAAGGTGAGCCTGGACGAGGCGTCGATCGCCCGCGGCAACCCGGATCAGGAGCACGAGCGGGCGATCGCGCTGTTCGACATCCTGGAGGACAATGCCTTCACGATCCCCGGCCGGGAGGGCCCTTACGTGCTGACGCTGGGCCTCGTCGAGAACAAGCTGTCCTTCGCGATCAGCACGGTCGATGGCGAGCCGGTGATGACGCACCTCCTGTCGCTGACGCCGTTCCGGCGGGTGATCCGCGACTACGAGATGGTCTGCGAGAGCTACTACAACGCGATCCGCACCGCCTCACCGTCGCAGATCGAGGCGATCGACATGGGTCGGCGGGGCCTGCACAACGAGGCGTCCGAGACGCTCAAGCAGCGGCTCGACGGCAAGGTCGACCTCGACCACGATACGGCACGCCGCCTGTTCACCCTGATCTTCGCCCTGCACTGGAAGGGCTAGGGTGCCGTTCGGCCCTGCGCGCGATGGCTGAGCCCCTGCCCGAGACCACACCGAAGAAGCAGCGGGTCCAGTCCGTCCTGTTCATGTGCAACTACAACGCCGTGCGCTCGGTGGCGGCGGAGGCGATCGCACGCGCCTATTTCGGCAAATCGACCTACGTGCAATCGGCGGGCGTGCGCTCCGGCGAGCCCACGGACCCGTTCATGATCGCGGCCCTCGACGAGATCGGGATCGACGCGAGCCGGCACCGCCCGCGCACCATCGAGGAACTGGAGGATTGGGAGGGTCTGAACTTCGACCTGATCATCACCCTCGCTCCGGAGGCGCATCACCGGGCTCTCGCCTTGACGCACACGCTCGCCGCCGATGTCGAATACTGGCCGACCCCGGACCCGACCCTGGTGCAGGACGCCTCCCGCGAGCAGCGCCTCGACGCCTATCGCGATGTCCGCGACGGGCTCACCCGGCGGATCAAGGCCCGGTTGAAGACGTAGCGGGGCCGAATACCGGCGCGTCGGCCTCATCCCGGCAGACGGGCACGCGGCCGTGACGCGGCCCGTCTCGCCACCCCAGCAACGCCCCGCACGCCAAGACAGGTCGAGAGCACGGCCTCTTAAAGCTCGGCCCTCCTTGTCACAGATTCAGGTTTCGATCGCTCTCGTGAAATGATCGGCGCGGGCGATCCCGCTGTAAAGTCTTCCCGCGACCCAGTCTGGGGGACAAATCATGAGAAAAACGATCCTGTTCGTTGCGATTGTCACAAACTACGCAGGAGTGACCCTTCCAAGTTTAGCGCAATGGCGTCCCACCGGCGGATTACTTAACGTCGCGCGGACGAATCAATGCTCGATGACGGGCGGAGAAGTCGCGTCCGCGAGGCCGGACGGCATCTTCTTCTGTCCGTCCCGGGCCGCCGCCGTCGATGCCCAGGTCGCCGATGCCAGTCATTTCTACTTCGTCCAGGCTTACGGATCGCTCGCCATCCATACCACGTCCAAGAAGCTGGCCGATTGCTGGGCCGCCCACGCGCTCGCGACGACGCCGCACGGCCCGCATTACGTCAAGCAGTGGATCAAGCACTGGCGGATCTACGGGAACCCGGACCTGATCCACGGCGAACGCGAAGAGCGGATCTCGAACGTTCGCCGCTGTTGTGCTTGCGGGGCGTAGGCCGGAACGCCGCCGTCCGCCCCGGCGCGGCCCGGATCGCCAAGGGGGGCGATGCACGCGGAACCGCTCAAGCCGCCCGGACGGTGACGAGAACCGCATCCGTCGCGGTCTTGAGTGCGTCGGCGTGATGCGACAGGTCCGAGGCGGCCGCGAGCACGTGCGCCGCCGCAGCGCCGGTCTGTGCGGCAGCCTGCGCCACGGTGGTGATCGTGACGGTGACCGCCCGGGTACCTGCCGTCGCGTCTGCAACATGGCAGACGATGTCCTGCGTTGCGGCCCCCTGCCCCTCCACCGAGGCGGCGACCGAACCCGCCAAACCGGCGATCTCGCGGATCAGGCTCAGAACCCGGGCGTCGCCGATGATCAGCAGCCGCGCGGCCGCCCGGATCTGCGGGTCACCCGCGGCCCGGGCCGCGAGTTCCGGCCCGACGCCGGCGGGATCGCCGATGGCGAGCGCGAGAACAGGCAGAGTCCGGTCTTGCAACACAGCCGTCATGGGGGCTCGTCGTCTGGTGGTGTGGGGCGCCGGATCATCGAGCCGGAGCAGCCAGTTCGGTCACGGCCGCGTCAGCCTGCCCGGGCTCGGGAAGACCGCATGACGGCACGCGGTCGCCGGACCTCCCCGCTCCGGCATCCGGAACCGCCGGCGGCGCCGTGGATCCACGCCCCGCCGGTCCGTCACGGCGCCGTCGCGATTGTCACAGCCTGTGGGCGGCCCGTCCGCCAGACCTCGGCAATCCGGGCGGTGTTCGCGATGTTGTCCGCCGGATCGGCTGCGAGGATCAGCAGATCGGCGCGCCGGCCGGCTTCGAGGCGACCGCGATCGGTGAGGCCGAGAAGCTCCGCGGCCTGGGCCGTCGCGATGGTGAGCGCCCGAACCGGCGTGAGCCCGGCCTGAACCATCAGGGCGAGTTCCCGATGCTCGGCGACGCCCGGAACGCGCTCGGGCGTCGCGCCGCTGTCGGCCCCGAAGCCGATCCGCACGCCCGCATCGGAGAGGATCTTCAGGTTCGCGAGGTTCATCGCCAGCGAGTCGCGCCGCCTGCGCTTTGGCGCTCGCGCGCGTCTCACGCTGCCAGGCCGGATCGTCGAACCGGGCCTTGAGCTCGGGCGACAGCGCCGCGCGGACGAACGGTGTCTGGGTCCAGGGTTCCCTCTCGGCATACGCGACGGTCGCCTCGTCGAGAACCAGGGTCGGCACGTACCAAGTGTCGCGCGCCTTCAGCAGCGCGATGAAATCCGGATCGACCGGCTTGTCGCGCACGCCGTGCGCCAGCACGGCGATGCGGCCGCCTGTCAGCGCCGCGAGATAAGGCAGGGTTTGGCTCGTCCAGCCGGCGGTCATCGCGCGATGATCACGGTCTCGGCCATATCTCCAAGCCAGCGGCCTACCCGCGGCTGCCGATCAGCCAAGCGCGAAAGCGGCCGGCCAGCAGCGGCCGGGCGCGAACCACGTCGTCGTCGGCGAGAAGCGGCGAGCCCGCCAGGGCCGACAGATACGCGTCCTCGGTGTCCCGGCAGGCCTGAAAGGCAGCGTCGGCGGCCAGTTCCCGCTGAGTGAGCACGGCCTGGATCTGGAAGTTCCGGTTGAGGCAGTCGCGCCAGAGGTCGTACCCCCTGGCGGCCTCGCCGCTCGCCCGCGCCGAGAAACAGCCGATGACCAGCAGAGCCGCGAGTGACAGGACCGGCAACATGTGGCGGGCTGGCGGCATCGATCAGGCACTCCGTGCCGGGACAGGATGATCCCAACACGGTTAGCAGCTGGTTAAGACATCGGTTCGGCGCCGGGCGGGTACCGCCCGACGCTGGAGCCTCAGCGATTGGCGGTCGTGACGGGCGAGGTGACGCCGCCGAGCGACACCCAGGCGACGGCATCCTGGCTCTCGCGCTTGATGAACACGTAGCCGGTCCGGTGCCAGGGCAGGATCGCGTTGGTCTTGTTGTCGAGCACGAGGTCGCCCCGGTCGGTGACCAGCGTCAGCACCGCGTGGCCCTCGCCCTTCTCGTCGATCACCACGGTCATGCGCATCGCCCGACGCGGCAGACCCGCCTCGGCCAGCAGGTGGCGCTTCAGCAGCTGGAAGTCCTCGCAATCGCCGATGCCGTCCTCGGCCAGGTCCCAGCGGTCGGCCACGTGCAGGTGGTCCTGGTCGGTCATCGGCTCGACCGCCTTGTTCACCCGACGGTTCACCGACACGATCGTCGCCCAGGTCGCTGGCGTCAGGCCGATCCGGGCCGGCTCGGTCCGGTCCACCGCGCATTCGGCCGCGTAAGACTGGCAGAACGTCACCCACGCGGCGATCGGACGGGCATCGCCCTGCACACGGGCACCCGCCTCCGCCGGAAGGCTCGCCAGCGTCTGCGCCGACGCTGGGAGCGCCAGGCCGGTGAGACCCAGCACCGCCAGTGCGAAGCCGATCGCCGCGCGGCGAGGGCCGGAGAGCCGACGCGATGCGGAGCCGGAGACCAGTCCCTGCACCTTGGAAACCGCGAACCGCATCGCCGTGACCCAACCGTTAAGCTCTCGTTAACGAAAGCTCTCACGCCGGGGGGCCGGCGGCAATCCGCCGATTAACAAAAGGTTAATGCTGTGCGCAACGCGGATAATGCAGGACGGCCACATCGTTGTGATCGCGGGTTCGTCCGTTGCGCGAAAACGTGAATGAACACCGAGACCTTCCTGATCGGCGAAGGTCGTTATCCCCGCGCCGCACCCCCGAGAAACAGCCTGTGGGCGGCAGGAGGAAATCTCATGCGGTGCGCAGCAAGCAGGGTTACCGGGATCGTCTTGGCCGGACTCGCAGCCGGTGCTCTCGGTCCGGTCGCGGCCTTCGCAGCCCCGACCACGCCGTCCGCAGCGTCCGGCGGGACGAGCGCCGCGGACCTGAAGAGCGACGGTCCGACACAGCCGGCCAAGGTCCAGGACGGCCAGTACACCGACACGAACGGCGATCCGACCTACCACGTCACCGACAGCGGCAAGAAAGTCGACTGGTACACGATGTCCGGCTACCTCCGGTACAACGCCAATTGCATCGTCTGCCACGGGCCGGACGGGATGGGCTCGACCTACGCGCCGTCGCTGGTCGATGCCCTCAAGGGCATGGACTACGCGCACTTCGCCGGGATCATCGTCGGCGGCAAGAAGGACGTGAACGCCTCGCAGGAGCTGGTCATGCCGGCCTTCGGGGATAACCGGAACGTCATGTGCTACATGCCCGACATCTACACGTATCTGCGTGCCCGCTCCGACGGCGCGCTGGGCCGCAACCGTCCCCCCGAGCACGAGCCCAAACCCGCGGCCTTCGCGAAAGCCGAGGATGCCTGCATGAAGTGAGCCTCCGGGCGGACCGGAGCGCGTAGCGGGCAGCAAAGTTGCGCCCCTCGGTTGCGCACGACATACTCCGCGCGAGACACTGAAGAGCGGGCTCCAAGCTCGCCGAGGGGGTCGCGAGGGG from Methylobacterium sp. PvR107 encodes:
- the murA gene encoding UDP-N-acetylglucosamine 1-carboxyvinyltransferase, with the translated sequence MDRIHITGGVPLNGIIPISGAKNAALPLMIASLLTGETLELINVPRLADIAALTRILGNHGVDHMVVGKRPGQTTETGQTIRLTASNVIDTTAPYELVSTMRASFWVVAPLLARFGEAKVSLPGGCAIGTRPVDLLIMALERLGAEIEIDAGYVVARTKNGLRGAEINFPKVTVGGTHVALMAAALAYGTTVVENAAREPEVVDLAECLNKMGAKIRGAGTPRIEIEGVARLNGARHAVLPDRIETGTYAMAVAMAGGDVVLKDTRADLLHSALDVLSTTGAEISQVEGGIRVRRNGAGIAAVDITTDPFPGFPTDLQAQFMALMTLAKGQSHIRETIFENRFMHVQELARLGAKIRLEGDLAIVEGVERLKGAPVMATDLRASVSLVIAGLAAEGETQINRVYHLDRGFEALEAKLGRCGAQIERVRA
- a CDS encoding DUF2948 family protein: MELLRLAALDAEDLTVISAHLQDAILRPEDLTYLAGEHRFLMVARRFDWTPDAPPRRRLAGVHFERVLTVKTRGLKPGDATPVSLLALTFTPTDAPSGHVDLVFSGGAAVRLEVECIEVRMKDLGPVWEAATRPGHDIETRDTASGTAA
- the hisD gene encoding histidinol dehydrogenase produces the protein MVRLDSTDPHFAADFARLLTVKREIAEDVDEAVRGIIGDVVARGDAALVEFTRRFDRLGAAFSAENLRVTDAEITAAVAACPVESLDALRLAAERIESFHRGQRPTDHRATDALGVTAGWRWTALESVGLYVPGGTASYPSSVLMNALPARVAGVPRLVMVVPTPDGQMNPLVLAAAQLAGVHEVYRVGGAQAVAALAYGTATIAPVAKVVGPGNAWVAAAKRRVFGQVGIDMIAGPSEVLILADGHANPDWIAADLLAQAEHDVAAQAILITDSAELAEAVETAVERALITLPRQEIARASWRDYGAIIRVRTFDEAVPLVDRLAPEHLEIETQDAEALAAKVRNAGAIFLGSHTPEAIGDYVGGPNHVLPTARSARFSSGLGVLDFMKRTTILACTPESLRALGPAAINLGRSEGLEGHARSVAIRLNL
- a CDS encoding UPF0262 family protein, yielding MAEKQRGPNRLAKVSLDEASIARGNPDQEHERAIALFDILEDNAFTIPGREGPYVLTLGLVENKLSFAISTVDGEPVMTHLLSLTPFRRVIRDYEMVCESYYNAIRTASPSQIEAIDMGRRGLHNEASETLKQRLDGKVDLDHDTARRLFTLIFALHWKG
- a CDS encoding low molecular weight phosphatase family protein, giving the protein MAEPLPETTPKKQRVQSVLFMCNYNAVRSVAAEAIARAYFGKSTYVQSAGVRSGEPTDPFMIAALDEIGIDASRHRPRTIEELEDWEGLNFDLIITLAPEAHHRALALTHTLAADVEYWPTPDPTLVQDASREQRLDAYRDVRDGLTRRIKARLKT
- a CDS encoding amidohydrolase family protein, which translates into the protein MNLANLKILSDAGVRIGFGADSGATPERVPGVAEHRELALMVQAGLTPVRALTIATAQAAELLGLTDRGRLEAGRRADLLILAADPADNIANTARIAEVWRTGRPQAVTIATAP
- a CDS encoding transglutaminase-like cysteine peptidase is translated as MRFAVSKVQGLVSGSASRRLSGPRRAAIGFALAVLGLTGLALPASAQTLASLPAEAGARVQGDARPIAAWVTFCQSYAAECAVDRTEPARIGLTPATWATIVSVNRRVNKAVEPMTDQDHLHVADRWDLAEDGIGDCEDFQLLKRHLLAEAGLPRRAMRMTVVIDEKGEGHAVLTLVTDRGDLVLDNKTNAILPWHRTGYVFIKRESQDAVAWVSLGGVTSPVTTANR
- a CDS encoding c-type cytochrome, methanol metabolism-related, which translates into the protein MRCAASRVTGIVLAGLAAGALGPVAAFAAPTTPSAASGGTSAADLKSDGPTQPAKVQDGQYTDTNGDPTYHVTDSGKKVDWYTMSGYLRYNANCIVCHGPDGMGSTYAPSLVDALKGMDYAHFAGIIVGGKKDVNASQELVMPAFGDNRNVMCYMPDIYTYLRARSDGALGRNRPPEHEPKPAAFAKAEDACMK